The Serinus canaria isolate serCan28SL12 chromosome 2, serCan2020, whole genome shotgun sequence genomic interval GCACTGGAGCATTTTTAGAACGCTGACATTGGAGCATTTTGAAAGGCCGCAGAAGGGGCGGACAGGCCGGactgggccgggccgggccgggccgggcagggccgcgGCGCGGGGCGTGGCCGCCGGCAGCGGCGGGCGGTGTCACGCTGGGCCGGCCCGGAGCCCGTGCTGGCGGCGCCCAGTGCCTTCGGCCGCCACCCgcctcagcccctccctgccctgcgGATGTGGAGCCGGCACCGGCGGTGAGTGGGGAGTGGGCGGTCGGCGCTCCGCGGCCAGGGGCTCTCCTGCCTGCGCCGCCGCCAGGGGAGGAGCCTCCGCCCTTCCCGCCCACCCCGCCGCGGCGCGGAGCCAGTGCCGAGCCTGGGCGGCCGTGACGCCCCCGGCGCTTCCCCCGCCGCCCCGGCAGCGTTCGGCCTGGTGCTCGCGGCCGCGGTGGGCTGCAGGCGGCAGCGGGAGCGGCCCAGGGCGGCGGCCGCTGGCGAGcgcgccgggccgggggcaggCAGTGAGTCACCGGCCGTGCTGGCGGTGGGGCCGGCcgggctgctctcctccccgGTATTTGCGTTCCTAAAAAAGGAGAGCGAGGAGCAGCCTGGCGGTGGGAAGGAGCCGTGCTGAACCGCCTTAGAGCGGGCACGGCCCGGACGCGGCGGCTCCCGGGGCCGCCGAGCGGGTGGAGGCTGGGCGGGGAGCCTGGCTCTGACCCGCTCTGCACCCACACGCCCTGGAAAAGGGCTGTagctccctctgccctgagctgaCATCGTGGTCCTCGCTCATGAGTTGGAGTCGATGGTCCCAGAGGTCTTTTCTGACCTAATTAGTTATGACCGCCACCCAGCCACTCCGTGAGAGCGGGAGCTCGGGGGTTCGAGGGCCTTCTTGGGGTGTTCCCTATGCTTCTGAGTCTGTCACTGGTTGCACAGTGTGTAGGATGAAAGAAGAGGCCAAATTAACTCCCAAATTACCTCCCGTAGGGTCTGTCCTGGGTGTTGGACAACCtgttaggaaaataattttggaaatcACACAGACACAATTTGGAAGAGTACTTCAGCTCTGTTGTAGTTTTCAGTAGTAATAAACCTGAAAATaacaaactgaaagagagtagtTTTGGGTTAGATATTATGAAGAAGTTCTCTACTGTGAGAGTGTTGAGGCCctgaacaggttgcccagagaagctgtggatgccccatccctggcattGTTCAAGGCCGAGTTGAatgtggctctgagcaaccttgtctagtggaagatgttcATTCCCATGGCAAGGGAATTGGAACTAGGTCATCGTTAAAGTacatccaaaccaaaccattctttgatgctgtgatgattctgtgattcttacACAGTCATCATGCCGAGGACGATGATTTTGAATAAATGATAAGAGCCAAGTTCACTGAGTAGCACACTGTTTATTAAAAAGGCTGTTTAGACCAGCAGACTGTTTATTAAAAAGGCTGTTTTCAAGAGATAACTGTTCTGCAAAGCAATATTCCTAACCAGTAGGTAATATTTAATACTTATCTGGTGCTTTTCATTCTTTGAATTCTTTATAAATGGTGACATCCACAATGCGTCAGGCATAATTTTAGCAAACCCTTGCAAACCCCTGATTATGGATAGTGATGCATTAAGTTGCAGTGACTTGTCAAGACAGTGTAGTTAGTCACTGACAAGCTCAGTTACAGAGCCTAATCCCTGGTTATGTTTTTCTCTGGTTCATTCTGTTTGTACCGATACAcacctgaatttttaaaaaatactttattaatccagtgcattttttaaaaagacatgaaTACTTGGGTTCAGAGCTGTAAATCTGTATGTTGCAGAATTGTGTGCCTGTGAAAAGGCAAGCAATACTAACCAAAAGCCCCATTGAAATTTGCcttgaaagcttttttctgtGAGTTGAAATTGACAAGTTGAATATATTGTTTATTATGATATGCATATGTTTACAGTATCACTGTATTTTGTAGGATAATTTATATGAAATACTGGAGACTGATTTGTCCTTGAATCACAGAAGTATAATAGTCATAAAAGCTGAACTGCATCCTTAAAGCAACTTCCTTAGAAATTAAGTATTTTAACAGGAGTGGGGAAACTGCTTAAAGGCAGTGTGTAAATTCCCTTCTTCAGTCAagttaatattaaaaaaaaaataccccaagcCCACAAACCAAAATCACCAAACCTTCCCCTCACTTTTATTTAGTAAATTAAATCtgtcatagattttttttttatcagagtAGGTTAGTTAACAGATTTGTTTTATATCAACATCTCTAAGTTGCTTTATGAAGCATGATACAATGATCTCTGTAGAATAAATTGTACAAAATTTGTTAATAAGACAAAACACAAGtgcctggggttgttcagcctgaagaaaagaaagctcagaggagaccttatcactcccTACAGCTACCTGGAAAGAGGTTGTTGCAAGGTTGGGGTCTGTCAAGTAACAAGTGataaaacaagagaaaatggcttCAAGCTGTGCCAttaaaattctgtgaaaaatttcaTCATGGAAAGGGTTGCCAGGCATTGAAAGAGGCTGGCCAGGGAaatggttgagtcaccatccctgaggATATTTAAAAGCTCTGTAGATGTGGCTCTCAGGGACATtgtttagtggtggacttggaaCTTCTGCAttaatggctggactcaatCTTGaaggccttttccagcctaaatgagTCTGTGAGTCTGTAAAGGCCTGCTTAGATCGTTTGGAGTATTTACACATAAAGTTGTGCTGTCAGTGCTTTACAGCTGGACTTTGTCGCAGACGGCTTGGTATGTAGGTTCAGAAAAGTCATTTAAGTACTTTGAGTGGCCTGTCAGTATGATAGGTGTCTTAATCACCTGCCCAAGATAGTTATAAATTTCCTTAGTACAATTGAAGCTTCACAAGATTAACTGAGAAGGTTCTTCCTTACAATGTGTTTGCATACTCATACCACAAGAAGcttattgatttttaaatacctgTTTGACTAAGTTTCtgttaatgtttttatttgctgtcaAATACACTGTCAGAAGTAGCAGGCTGTTGTTTTTGAGCATAGTTTCACCTTattgatttgttttaatttatttatttgctttcctctcctctcagtATTGCTTTGCTATACATAGCAACAGCAGTTTTCCTACATAGAGAGTAGAACTTAAATGCCATGGGAGATCAGTACCAACTTGAGAACTGCAGAGGTTACTCAACTTGGTAGTATTAAGTGCATTAAAGTGCACACCTATGCCTTTGATAAGCACAGAGTTGTGTAACTCACTACAGTAAAGTTTTGTGGGTTTAGGTTTGTGGGTTTTAGATTTAGACCAGCTATTGTTTagcatttgcattttgttttggttttgtacttAGCAAGCTCTCACGAGAtggcaggaaaaatgaaagagatgGTGGAAAGCTGGTCTTTCTTGGATACTGCTGAGTCTAACTTCAGGCCCTTGGTAGTAATTGAACTTGCAAAAGGCACCAAAGAAGAAACCATAGAATGGTTCACTAAACGAATCGTGGACAAAAAGGCAAATGGAGGTGAGTACAGTATGATCTTCTGTAGCACTTTGAAATCAAATTGGCTGTCACCATAATATGAAGACATACAGAAAATTAGTTTTCAGGGAATTTGTGGTATAATGATTGCTTGCCAGtcttgttttgcatttttttaaaccctCTTAACCCTGTTATTAATGAAAGCATTGGCTTAAGGTCAAATATCAGTTGAACTCTAGAATACTTCAATTTTTTGCACTGAAGCCCTGATAACCTATGTTTCAATGTAGTGttgatttcagtttttataGCAGTTATCGAGAGGTGTTTCTCCTGTTGCTTGCAGAAACGTAGGAAGTCTTGCCTAAATGAAGATGCTTCACATCCTGTCCATAAGCCTTTGTACCATGTTGTAGAACAAAATTAAGTTAGCAGAAAGCAATTTAATCTTGATAACTTCATGTTGtgttttccttatattttttgTTAGCATGAAGGGTCTTAAAAAGGCAATGTTTCATTACTCATTTTGGTATGTGTCTGGCAATTGAATTTAGTCTAATTTATTTGTAATTCCTTggacttttttaaaaactttttttaaaaaagtcattATTTGTGGCTGTTGTAGCTTATAGTTTATGGTCAGTAATATTTCTGTGGCTGATGGATTTGTGACTACAAACTTGCTTTCAGGCCTCTTTTAGGTAAGTTAGGGATGTTACTGCTTTAAAAACCTAGTCTCCTTAAAACCAATTGAACTGTTTGTAGAATCACTTCTTGCTTTTATGGTGTGAACCTTAGGGAAATAGATCCAAACAGTCCCCATTGTTCCAGTTCATTGTTGAGAGTGCTTCAACAGAAACAGGGCTAAATCAGAGGTTGACCCTGAAAGATTCTGAAGAACCTATGTCAAGTACTGTTGAAACCTTAACTCTTTGTGCCCTTAAGAAGAGACATTTTCAGCAGTCCTGTTAGCTAGGGCTTATACATTGGATGCTAAAATGCTAGGGCTTTTAAACATacttttaatgtattttctttcttattttactCCTGTTTACTTTAAAGGTGCACAACTACTAATTAAACCACTGGTTACGGAAAATGgagttgaaaatatttatttagttgGAGCTTCCCACTTAAGGCTGTTGCTGGGAGCTGAAGCTGTAGGTTTGGTGAAGGAATGCAGTGATAACTCAATGAGAACTTTTACATACAGCAGTAGAAAAACTTTCAAACATTTTGCAGGTAAGAAATTGTAGGAATCTTTGTCATTGCAAAGTGGTGGCTAAAGATTATAAGCAATTAGGCCACTAAACGTTTTACAGTCTTTCTATTTCTTGGAATGGTAACTGTGAACAGCAAGTGGAAAAccaagccaagaaaaaaaaatacttgtttttacTATGGAAATTCAGATCAAATAACgaattttggtttctttcacATGGCTTTAATTTTTTGCTTGTCTTCTCTTTCATGCTTTTCTATGCTTCAAATAGTCTCTTACTTGTATGAAagattttcttggaaaaaaagacaagaaaaagagTTGATAAACGTGATTTTATGATTATCAATCCATGTTATGAATTAATGTAGATATTTAATTTATGTGAGCCAGTTTTGAGGCTTATGATCTTAAAATAAGctggaaaaaatagaaacatttttttctctgttacatGTACACATCAAACAAACAATAATTAACTCTGCAGATGcatttggtgggttttgggcATGATTAGTGGAATAGTTCCTTTTTACTCTTTCATTTTGTGAGGATGCCAACACAggaacatttccttttaaatgtgcTGCTTGTAAGGTCTTTAATGCCCTTACAGTGGCAGAACTCATTTTTTGCTCTGCAGGTAAATATTTGAGTTCCAACTTAGTATTTCTAATACTTTTAATGTGCCTGTTTGAGTGATGCCTTTCACCACATTTTGCAATGTAAAGGTTCTTGGGTCTGtctgaaacaatttttaagttttgttgTTCAGTGGCAGTTTTTCTCAACACCACTGCTGTGCAGTAACTGTTGCAGTGCCTTCAGTTTTGTGACCTTGCTTTCCTGAAATTAGGAAGCCTTCAAAAGAGTTGTCAGTTGCAAAAGTGCCACTTCCATTTCTTTCATGCCTTTACGTTATTAATGCAAATCTGTCACAAATTCCACTGCTAACAGAATCTCTAGGATTAGTTGGATTTCCAACTGCTGTAAACATATTTTTGGCTGTATCTcctggtattttttctttttaaaaacacaagtgTAATTTTAGTTTTGTCCAGGTGCAATCAGAGAAATTGTCACCTAGAAAAGAAACCCTGCAGTCTGTGTTGTCTTGGTAGCATTTCTGGTTGCAGTTAAACTATAATATACTGTTATTCTTTGTATTAGAGTTTTGTTgatattttagctttttttttacttagtaTATTTAGGGAAATCCCTTCAGTTTCTTATTCTtaacatggggaaaaaattggttttatttcaagaaaatctAACTCTTGTGTCCATGATGATAAATTGATGGGGTTGACATAGGTTTGttgctgtaatatttttttttcctgattctgGTAATTTTTTGTAGTTGTTTGCTGCCAGGGTTGTATCCATGCGCTAAACATTTCATACagccttccttttattttagaTGACAATCACAATTTCCTTACAATGGCAGAATGTCAGTACATCATCAAACATGAACTTGAAAATTTGAGAGccaaagatgaaaaaatgaTCCCTGGATATCCTCAGGCAAAACTGTACCCAGGAAAATCAATTGGTAAGTAATGTAATTTGTTGTCTCTAACCACTGAGTTGATGTAGAATAGTGTTcattatggggaaaaaaaaaaaatcctgtaatgAAGAGAAATCCTTCAGATGCTCAAGTCCCactatttttaacaaaatttgttttttcactgCTTCAGTAATAGGACAGAAGGCAGTGGACGCTCAATAGACAAGAGAAATTCTGAATAGGTAtcaagaaagtatttttttcaacaGGATAATCAAACATTTGATCAGGGCTTTAAAGAGATTGTTGGTAACTGTCCTGAGAGACTTTTAAATCCTCCCTAGACAGGGCCCTGAGCTGCCCTATTTAAGCCACACCTACCTTGAGCAGGAAGGTGGAACTGATTACTTCCAGTGGGCTGTCCACCCTGAGTTGTTCTGTGAGGCTGAGGCTCTGGCTTTATGTTATCTTCAGCTGGGTACCTTTTGCACATGTTTGTGttatcaattatttttaattagtaccaaaagtatttattatttaagtTACATGATTGTATATTTGGATTCTCTCTATATAAAAATGCTGGAATGGGTACCAGTGCTCCAGAGTTACAAATTTCATAACAGGAAGgaagttttattaatttatttggtttcCCTGATCTTCCTCTTTGCTTcaagagcttttccttttcatgggAGAAAAAAGCAATGAGAGCTGGTGCTATTTTTATGGTAGCTGAAAGCAGTTTGTTGGCAGATGCTACAGAGTCTTAGGAGAATGGATCTTAATAATTATATGTCCTTTTATTAACATTATCTTTATTCTTTAGTGTTGATCATCAGAGAAGGAGATCTGTGTTcaaaaaacctaaataaatgTAGATGTCAGATGAGTTTACACTGGTAATTTTTTATATAGCCAAGGTATTTTTCTAGTTGTGTGAATGAGATGATGatgaaaaatagtaaaatacTGTCACACTTCAGTGGCTCCCtgttttttaatacattttttttctatggtTGTCATTTCAGAGCAGTAATTGTTTATCCACACACGTAGTATTGCTTTCCATAACAAAGCTAAATACAAATTGTGGAATATGTAGTTTGTTTACAATGAAGATGTGATGCAATTTATGAATTAGTGTAAACTGGTAATTCAAAGAAAACTACATGTGGCATTTCAGTCCTGACCTGTAGCACTTTTTGCTATTGATGCTGCATTTGGCTATATTGCAAAGCTGTGGAGTAGTTATTATATGTAAAAAGGTTGCTCTTTGTCTTCCAGTGGTTAGCACAGTATTTGCAGGAATAGGTATAACTGCTCtcaattttttaattaacatgaGACAATTTTTTCAAGATTTGAGTGCTTCAAGATCTATTTCAGAGGAACTTTAGGCTTGGTAAATACACAACAGAACCTGTTTACTTATGTCAACTTCACTGTCACATGAAAGAGCGCCAggtatctattttttttttctcttctagtGAGAAGATTATTGACCAGTGGTGTTCTTGTTCAAATTTTCCCTCTGCATGATAGAGAAGAGTTGAAAAAGCTTTCTCACAGCTGGTATGGCCGAGTGAAAATTGGTTATCAACCTTTAGGTATGTGAACAGCCTTTGCATTGTGGTCATGGAGTGGAGTCGTGAAATCAGACCACTGCTCTTTTACCATTTGGACAAGTTTTTCCTCTGTTAGTGTTTCCTGTGTGAACTGCTAAAATTATTCTAGACTTGCAAAATAGGTGATTTAAAAGTCTGTAGTCTGTGAGTTTCTGTGTAACAGCATTCTGCACATCACAAATTTACCCACCTATCAGTAAAGCAGGAATGGTCCAAGCCAAGAATATACTCTTTGACAAGCTCCCATGCTTCTAGAACTCCCAAAGCTTTTTTGTGTTGTAGGTGTGTCAAAAGTGTATTTACaactgtttgttttaaattcagtgTCTGACTGAAGACTGTATGTTGTTGCATGCTAGCATCACTTGAGTATATTTTAGACTCTGAATAAtcataaaattaatataatttttagtCAGGCAATGTGGAAAGGtgagtttatttaaaaataagaaaataagaatttggGAGCTTGCCCAATTACAAGTCTCTGGTTCTTGGAGTTGTTTGAGGTTctttcctgagctgcaggaagttAAAGATCTGGCTCGATAATGCCTGCCTCCAGAGTATTGTGTTAGGAGCCTTATTGTGTGCTGGTCTTTATGtaagaaagttttttttttttttttttggactgaCACTGAATCCATACAAAACTTTGAAGCAAATCCCAGGAGCCTGTTAAGTATGTACTAATTTAGGGATATCTTTCATGTTGGAGTGTGAAATGGTGCTAATGACCTAATCTTGAATGTATTTGTTAATGAATTTCTGATTGACAGGGATGTTATAGTGCTGATCCTTCTGTCCGTTTACCCTTTCCTTCTTGCTTTCAGAGACTTTATCTGGTTGGCCATTGTGAACTTCTGCTGTAGTGTTTTGTAAGCCATAAGGATATTCTGGTATtgcatgtggggtttttttgtggaagTGTATTTCAGAGGTAATGCACTGTAGTGGTGTATTTACAGTGTCAATCCAGAGGCCGTGCTTCTATGGCTGTCTTTAAGCTAGTAAATGCAAAACAGTGGCATACAAGCAATCTGGTTGTTCATGCAGGCAAAGACAAGAGATTTCAGCATTCTAAGCTGTTTGACAGGCATTTCTGTATCTAATAACTTCTAGAATATATGAATAATAATCCTATATTTTTTATTAGTAAGATAAATTATATGTCTTCTTGGAGGTAATACATCTGTCATGAAGTGTATCCATTGTTAGTGCACTTTTTAAGTCTCTGTAGCACCTGAGCAGACAAACTTAGTGAGTATGTATTTCATGTATCAGTTGTCTGCTGAAGAGATTTTCTCAACCTGAGTACTCTATATGATGTGTTTAAGATTTAAGATTTTGATACACCCTGTCCATCTCTTCCTTTTGCTCCTTGAGGACTCTCAAAGCACAGCTAGCCCTTTTTGTCTCTGAGCAAGCTGAAACAAATTCGTTTCCCAGGAGTACACATGCCAGTGGGAATTTTCAGAAGCTGTGTGTCATTTGCTGTTGAAGTGGCTTTTATTACATCAGATATCTTCCATGCCATTCATTGATCAATTCTGTCTGCAAGAATGATAGTGTTTTCTcttcagttgggttttttcctttttttccaccccCCCCTTTCTCTGGATATCTGTTTGACTTCCTTTCCATCTGAATAGTATGTTTATGTGGGTATATatgtaacattaaaaaaaagtaattcagaTAACCATCTGACTTTTTGTAATAAGGGtgtaggaagaaagaaaaaacaatgatATTTATTGtgttatttagaaaaaaattctggcCAATGAAAAACTGTAAGTTCATGTGAGCTGAAGTTTGATATTGTACTGACATTTCTGTTAAGTAGAGTCTTAGTTGGttcatttctttctgcagatGACATACGCTGCTACTTTGGCGAAACCATTGCTCTCTACTTTGGCTTCTTAGAATACTTCACATTTGCTTTGATTCCAATGGCTGTCATTGGGATTCCCTATTACATGTTTGCGTGGGAAGACTACGACAAATACGTGATGTTTGCCACGTTCAATCTGCTGTGGTCCACTGTGATACTGGAGGTCTGGAAGCGGATGTGCGCCATCCTGACGTACCGCTGGGGCACGCTGCTGATGAAACGACAGTTTGAGGAGCCAAGACCAGGCTTCCACGGTGTGCTGGGGATCAATCCTGTCACTGGGAGGGAGGAGCCGATGTACTCAAGTATTAAGAGACAATTACGGATTTACCTGGTGTCCTTACCATTTGTGTGCCTTTGCCTCTACTTCTCACTGTACGTGATGATGATTTACTTTGACTTGGAGCAGTGGGCTCTGGATTATCACAAAGAGAACGAGTCTAACTTCAGCAGCTTGATGCTGTACGTGCCCAGTATCATCTATGCTGTTGTGATTGAAATTATGAACCTAATCTATCGGTATGCCGCTGAATTCTTAACATCTTGGGGTAAGAAAGTTGTTCACTCTTCTTCTTTCAAATTAAAGTCCCACGTACAtagaatttgtttctttgtagAATCCATTACTGTGAGCTCTTGTTCAACAGAATTCTAAAGAGATTTCCTAAAGTAGGTTCTTGCTGTGGGGTAAAAGAGATGGCCATTTTAACTTCTTATACTTTGAGTGTTCTGAGATTGCAGTTTCATGTTTGGTTTAATTTGGTCTGTCTGACATTCCATCAGAAGGGGTGATCCTCAGCATCCCTCTGCCTTTGGTGCAGAAGTTTCCCTTCCATGATTTAGCTCTTTGTCTGTCTCAGCCATAGTGCTGGCAAAAGGGTGGGGCTAGAGCATGAGGATAAGAGCTCAGAG includes:
- the ANO10 gene encoding anoctamin-10 — encoded protein: MAGKMKEMVESWSFLDTAESNFRPLVVIELAKGTKEETIEWFTKRIVDKKANGGAQLLIKPLVTENGVENIYLVGASHLRLLLGAEAVGLVKECSDNSMRTFTYSSRKTFKHFADDNHNFLTMAECQYIIKHELENLRAKDEKMIPGYPQAKLYPGKSIVRRLLTSGVLVQIFPLHDREELKKLSHSWYGRVKIGYQPLDDIRCYFGETIALYFGFLEYFTFALIPMAVIGIPYYMFAWEDYDKYVMFATFNLLWSTVILEVWKRMCAILTYRWGTLLMKRQFEEPRPGFHGVLGINPVTGREEPMYSSIKRQLRIYLVSLPFVCLCLYFSLYVMMIYFDLEQWALDYHKENESNFSSLMLYVPSIIYAVVIEIMNLIYRYAAEFLTSWENHRLESSYQNHLILKVLVFNFLNCFASLFYIAFVMFDMKLLRQSLATLLITSQILNQFAESLLPYWLQKRYNRRMKKRMCSKKTDMDLSLADQVNMEKEMGTYLGTFDDYLELFLQFGYVSLFSCVYPLAAVFAVLNNITEIYSDALKMCRVYKRPFAEPTANIGVWQLAFETMSVISVVTNCILIGMSPEVDALFPDSKMDLVLTVALVEHLLLAVKFIMAFVIPDKPRDIQMKLAKLEFESLEALKQQQMKLAAESLQE